One region of Moraxella sp. ZY210820 genomic DNA includes:
- the parE gene encoding DNA topoisomerase IV subunit B: MSTQYTTHELQVLTGLDPVRLRPGMYTDTSRPNHLAQEVIDNAVDEALAGFANKIVVKVYADGSLSVQDNGRGMPVDIHPEYGQSGIEIILTKLHAGGKFSDKNYEFSGGLHGVGISVVNALSHKVEVAVQRNGHIYRMDFVDGEAVGGLQIDENKVAKKQTGTTVRFYPNEKYFDNVKFALKALKHNLKAKAVLCAGLSIEYIDEINHENIVWQFDNGLVDYLKDEINDREILPEIPFVAKGTVEKSQAEFAICWNIDGGEQVQESYVNLIPTAQGGTHVNGLRTGMTEALREFCELRNLLPRNVKLSPEDVWDGVNFILSLKHQEPQFSGQTKERLSSREAVAIVQSIAKDSFALWLNQYPEIATQLAELAIEKAGRRLKASKKVERKKITSGPALPGKLADCVGTERENSELFIVEGDSAGGSAKQARDKNFQAIMPIRGKILNTWEVSSDEVLASQEVHDIAIAIGVDPASDDLSELRYGKICILADADSDGLHIATLLCALFVKHFPALVAGGHLYVAMPPLYRIDSAKEVYYALDDDELNTILQKVKGKNPQITRFKGLGEMNPSQLRETTMSPDTRRLVQLDLDDIQFTSGLLDKLLAKKRASDRKIWLEQKGDLADLAV, from the coding sequence ATGTCCACGCAATACACTACTCATGAATTACAAGTTTTAACAGGTCTCGACCCAGTCCGTCTTAGACCAGGAATGTACACCGACACATCTCGTCCAAATCATTTGGCTCAAGAAGTGATTGATAATGCGGTTGATGAAGCCTTAGCAGGTTTTGCCAATAAAATTGTGGTTAAAGTGTATGCTGATGGCTCATTGTCGGTGCAGGATAATGGACGTGGTATGCCTGTGGATATTCACCCAGAATACGGACAATCAGGGATTGAAATTATTTTAACTAAATTGCACGCTGGTGGTAAATTTAGCGATAAAAACTATGAATTTTCAGGCGGTTTACACGGTGTAGGGATTTCTGTGGTCAATGCTTTATCGCATAAAGTGGAAGTTGCAGTTCAGCGTAATGGGCATATTTATCGCATGGATTTTGTTGATGGCGAAGCGGTCGGTGGTTTACAGATTGATGAAAATAAAGTCGCTAAAAAACAGACTGGTACAACTGTGCGTTTTTATCCCAATGAAAAATATTTTGATAATGTTAAATTTGCTTTAAAAGCCCTAAAGCATAATCTTAAAGCGAAAGCGGTACTCTGTGCGGGCTTAAGTATTGAATATATTGATGAAATTAACCATGAAAATATTGTTTGGCAATTTGATAATGGCTTAGTTGATTATCTAAAAGATGAAATTAATGATAGAGAAATTTTGCCAGAGATACCATTTGTGGCTAAAGGAACGGTAGAAAAATCGCAGGCGGAATTTGCCATTTGTTGGAATATTGATGGCGGAGAGCAAGTTCAAGAAAGTTATGTCAATCTCATTCCAACCGCTCAAGGTGGCACACATGTCAATGGTTTACGTACAGGTATGACTGAAGCCTTACGAGAATTTTGTGAATTACGCAATTTATTACCACGCAATGTCAAATTATCGCCTGAAGATGTCTGGGACGGCGTGAATTTTATTTTGTCATTGAAACATCAAGAACCACAATTTTCAGGACAAACCAAAGAACGCTTATCGAGCCGTGAAGCCGTGGCAATCGTACAAAGTATCGCCAAAGATAGTTTTGCATTATGGCTCAATCAATATCCTGAGATTGCTACGCAACTGGCTGAACTCGCCATCGAAAAAGCAGGCAGACGTTTAAAAGCATCGAAAAAAGTTGAACGTAAAAAAATCACATCTGGTCCTGCTTTACCGGGTAAATTAGCCGATTGTGTTGGTACGGAGCGTGAAAATTCTGAATTATTTATTGTCGAAGGCGACTCGGCAGGTGGTTCAGCCAAGCAAGCTCGAGATAAAAATTTCCAAGCGATTATGCCAATTCGTGGCAAAATTTTAAATACTTGGGAAGTCTCGTCTGATGAAGTATTGGCATCGCAAGAAGTACATGATATTGCCATTGCGATTGGTGTTGACCCAGCGAGTGATGATTTATCAGAATTACGTTATGGCAAAATTTGTATTTTAGCCGATGCTGATTCGGACGGTTTACATATCGCAACCTTATTGTGTGCGTTGTTTGTGAAACATTTCCCAGCTTTAGTCGCAGGTGGACATTTATATGTGGCGATGCCTCCATTATATCGTATTGATAGTGCGAAAGAGGTTTATTATGCCCTTGATGATGATGAATTGAATACCATCTTACAAAAAGTCAAAGGTAAAAATCCGCAAATTACTCGTTTTAAAGGCTTGGGCGAGATGAATCCATCACAATTACGAGAGACGACTATGTCACCAGATACTCGCCGATTGGTACAACTTGATTTAGATGATATTCAATTTACATCAGGCTTGTTAGATAAATTATTGGCGAAAAAACGTGCATCTGACCGCAAAATATGGCTCGAACAAAAAGGTGATTTAGCGGATTTAGCAGTGTAA
- a CDS encoding autotransporter domain-containing protein has protein sequence MFRPLTLTLALSALMSTASFAQDFSKTVFFGDSLSDTGRIKEIISGENPALGSILQDSFTTNPTPVWTRVLANSYGTSAEPYTANNPKGTNYTVGASQAGKEAIWNGLVEIPSTKKQIASYLANNNGKADPNALYSVWIGANDLFAVAENPSNAQASIINSATRAVADVETLNQAGAKLILVPNIPDLALTPLILNNPALATPAQQAAQLYNANLYNGLNQTTANVVPANTFKLLQEATANPTGFGFKNVTGVACANQLGVPTSESLACTTANLADANDSENYMFADAIHPAGRTHRILAQYYRSIIEAPAQVGVLTNSLVVQGNNQNQQMQRRLQQIKPTQNNWWVDGQVSHSEVNQVKTDGLDSQVRLGADVAKGGHNTGLYVQLGQQKNEIGKNSTDVQQFGLGLYHRYQHNQWRLQSHAGLDHLAIEHTRQVNWDGEARQHNAETDGQRLQVSTRGSYDIQQGNLTYTPYLGASYQRLNINDLLENQTNLSTAMKFHGHSQKSLQGELGLNVNYKVNPQTNIYGGLGVSHEFENQDFNITASLPSISQYNRGFTMPINSKTDKTAVNAHIGAEWQFAPKATLIGGINTQTAGSETQNIGGFIGVNGQF, from the coding sequence ATGTTTCGTCCATTAACATTAACACTAGCATTATCTGCATTAATGAGTACAGCGAGTTTTGCACAAGATTTTAGTAAAACTGTTTTCTTTGGTGATAGCTTGTCCGATACAGGGCGTATTAAAGAAATTATTAGCGGTGAAAATCCTGCCTTAGGAAGCATATTGCAAGACTCATTTACCACGAATCCAACACCAGTATGGACACGTGTATTAGCTAATAGCTATGGCACAAGTGCTGAACCTTATACTGCAAACAATCCTAAAGGTACAAATTATACCGTTGGAGCTTCGCAAGCAGGAAAAGAAGCAATATGGAATGGCTTAGTAGAAATTCCATCGACTAAAAAACAAATTGCTAGTTATTTAGCCAATAATAACGGAAAAGCTGACCCAAATGCATTATATTCTGTTTGGATTGGGGCAAATGATTTATTTGCGGTAGCAGAAAATCCTAGCAATGCTCAAGCTTCAATTATAAATTCAGCAACTCGTGCAGTAGCAGATGTTGAAACACTGAATCAAGCAGGTGCAAAACTGATTTTAGTACCTAATATTCCTGATTTAGCATTAACACCATTAATTTTAAATAATCCTGCTTTAGCAACACCTGCTCAGCAAGCAGCTCAGCTATATAATGCAAATCTATACAATGGGTTAAATCAAACTACTGCCAATGTTGTTCCTGCCAATACTTTTAAATTATTGCAAGAAGCAACAGCAAACCCGACTGGTTTTGGCTTTAAAAATGTAACGGGGGTAGCGTGTGCAAATCAATTAGGTGTACCAACATCTGAATCATTGGCATGTACTACAGCAAATTTAGCCGATGCTAACGATAGTGAAAATTATATGTTTGCCGATGCTATTCACCCAGCAGGGCGTACTCATCGTATTCTAGCTCAATATTACCGTTCAATTATTGAAGCACCTGCACAAGTAGGTGTATTGACTAATAGTTTAGTAGTACAAGGTAATAACCAAAATCAGCAAATGCAACGCCGTTTACAACAAATCAAGCCTACACAAAATAACTGGTGGGTTGATGGGCAAGTAAGTCATAGTGAAGTCAATCAAGTCAAAACTGATGGTTTAGATAGCCAAGTACGTTTAGGTGCTGATGTCGCCAAAGGTGGGCATAATACTGGTTTATATGTACAATTAGGTCAGCAAAAAAATGAAATCGGTAAAAATTCTACCGATGTACAACAATTTGGTTTAGGACTGTACCATCGTTATCAACATAATCAATGGCGATTACAAAGCCATGCAGGTCTTGACCATTTAGCGATTGAACATACACGTCAGGTAAATTGGGATGGGGAAGCACGTCAGCATAATGCAGAAACTGATGGACAACGTTTACAAGTGAGTACCCGTGGCTCTTATGATATTCAACAAGGCAATTTAACTTATACACCATATTTAGGTGCAAGTTATCAGCGTTTAAATATTAACGATTTGTTGGAAAATCAAACTAATTTATCAACTGCAATGAAGTTTCATGGGCATAGCCAGAAGTCATTACAAGGTGAGTTAGGTTTAAATGTGAATTATAAAGTTAATCCTCAAACCAATATCTATGGTGGTTTAGGCGTAAGTCATGAATTTGAAAATCAAGATTTTAATATTACAGCATCTTTACCAAGCATTAGCCAATATAACCGTGGTTTTACAATGCCAATTAACTCAAAAACAGACAAAACTGCCGTCAATGCTCACATAGGTGCTGAATGGCAATTTGCACCTAAAGCGACTTTGATAGGCGGTATCAATACACAAACTGCAGGTAGCGAAACACAAAATATTGGTGGTTTTATCGGTGTAAACGGACAATTCTAA
- a CDS encoding universal stress protein, translating into MYQHIIVPVDGSRTSLKAIAQTATLAKTFQSKVTAVCVLTLDPFVGVEFVDTRALSERYAQEARQGIQEILDHAKQLFAEQGVVVDTQIIEGIEVHTELVKLVEQVNADLVVMGSHGRKGLKKMVLGSVAQNLLGEIHVPVLVVRD; encoded by the coding sequence ATGTACCAACATATTATTGTCCCTGTTGATGGTTCTCGCACTTCACTTAAGGCGATTGCTCAAACAGCCACATTAGCAAAAACCTTTCAGAGTAAAGTTACAGCTGTTTGTGTATTAACTTTAGATCCTTTTGTGGGTGTAGAATTTGTTGATACACGTGCTTTGTCAGAACGTTACGCACAAGAAGCACGTCAAGGCATACAAGAGATTTTGGACCATGCAAAACAATTATTTGCTGAACAAGGTGTTGTAGTTGATACGCAAATCATCGAAGGAATAGAAGTACATACTGAATTGGTTAAATTGGTAGAACAAGTCAATGCCGATTTAGTGGTAATGGGTTCACATGGACGTAAAGGATTAAAGAAAATGGTTTTAGGAAGTGTGGCTCAAAACCTATTAGGCGAAATTCATGTACCTGTTTTGGTGGTGCGTGATTAA